In the Candidatus Thermoplasmatota archaeon genome, one interval contains:
- the gcvH gene encoding glycine cleavage system protein GcvH yields the protein MAKETKVPEHLRYTAEHEWVRVEGKVATLGITDYAQDALTDVVFVELPDVGESFKHGDSMGVVESTKSVSDIYAPVSGKIVEVNTALEDKPELLNDDPYGEGWFAKIEMSDPSEAGKLLDAAGYRKTIENA from the coding sequence ATGGCCAAGGAAACGAAGGTGCCGGAACACCTGCGCTACACCGCCGAGCACGAGTGGGTCCGCGTCGAGGGCAAGGTCGCGACCCTCGGCATCACGGACTACGCGCAGGACGCGCTCACGGACGTCGTCTTCGTCGAGCTCCCCGACGTCGGCGAGTCGTTCAAGCACGGCGACTCGATGGGGGTCGTCGAGAGCACGAAAAGCGTGAGCGACATCTACGCGCCCGTCTCCGGAAAGATCGTCGAGGTCAACACGGCGCTCGAGGACAAGCCCGAGCTCCTGAACGACGACCCCTATGGCGAGGGCTGGTTCGCGAAGATCGAGATGTCGGACCCCTCCGAGGCCGGAAAGCTCCTCGACGCCGCGGGCTACCGCAAGACGATCGAGAACGCCTGA